One window of the Balaenoptera ricei isolate mBalRic1 chromosome X, mBalRic1.hap2, whole genome shotgun sequence genome contains the following:
- the ALAS2 gene encoding 5-aminolevulinate synthase, erythroid-specific, mitochondrial gives MLLQRCPVLIRSPTALLGKMIKTHQFLFGIGRCPILATQGATCSQIHLKATKAGGDSPSWAKSHCPFMLLELQDGKSKIVQKAAPEVQEDVKTFKTDLPIFLASTSLRKPFFSPQESEKNSEKVTHLIQNNMAGNHVFGYDQFFRNKIMEKKQDHTYRVFKTVNRWADAYPFAEHFFEASVASKDVSVWCSNDYLGMSRHPRVLQATQETLQRHGAGAGGTRNISGTSRFHVELEQELAELHQKDSALLFSSCFVANDSTLFTLAKILPGCEIYSDAGNHASMIQGIRNSGAAKFVFRHNDPDHLKKLLKKSNPETPKIVAFETVHSMDGAICPLEELCDVAHQYGALTFVDEVHAVGLYGSRGAGIGERDGIMHKIDIISGTLGKAFGCVGGYIASTRDLVDMVRSYAAGFIFTTSLPPMVLSGALESVRLLKGEEGQALRRAHQRNVKHMRQLLMDRGLPVIPCPSHIIPIRVGDAALNSRICDLLLSKHGIYVQAINYPTVPRGEELLRLAPSPHHSPQMMEDFVEKLLAAWTEVGLPLQDVSIAACNFCRRPVHFELMSEWERSYFGNMGPQYVTTYA, from the exons ATGTTGCTACAGCGTTGCCCAGTGCTTATCCGGAGCCCCACAGCCCTCCTGGGCAAGATGATTAAGACTCACCAGTTCCTGTTTGGTATTGGACGCTGTCCCATCCTGGCCACCCAAGGAGCAACCTGTTCTCAAATCCACCTTAAGGCAACCAAGGCTGGAGGGG ACTCTCCATCTTGGGCCAAGAGCCACTGTCCCTTCATGCTGTTGGAACTCCAGGATGGGAAGAGTAAAATTGTGCAGAAGGCAGCCCCAGAAGTCCAGGAGGATGTGAAGACTTTCAAGACAG ACCTGCCCATCTTCCTGGCCTCAACCAGCCTGAGGAAGCCATTCTTCAGTCCCCAGGAATCAGAGAAAAATTCAGAGAAGGTCACGCACCTGATTCAGAACAACATGGCTG GAAACCATGTCTTTGGTTATGACCAGTTTTTTAGGAACAAGATCATGGAGAAGAAACAGGACCACACCTACCGTGTTTTCAAGACTGTGAACCGCTGGGCTGATGCATACCCCTTTGCTGAACACTTCTTTGAGGCATCTGTGGCTTCAAAGGATGTGTCTGTCTGGTGCAGTAATGACTACCTGGGCATGAGCCGGCACCCTCGGGTCTTGCAAGCCACACA AGAGACCCTGCAGCGTCATGGAGCTGGAGCTGGTGGCACCCGCAACATCTCGGGTACCAGCAGGTTTCATGTTGAGCTGGAGCAAGAGCTGGCTGAGCTGCACCAGAAGGACTCAGCCCTGCTCTTCTCTTCATGCTTTGTGGCCAATGACTCTACTCTCTTCACCTTGGCCAAGATCTTGCCAG GGTGCGAGATTTACTCAGATGCAGGCAACCATGCTTCAATGATCCAAGGTATCCGCAATAGTGGAGCAGCGAAGTTTGTCTTCCGGCACAATGACCCTGACCACCTGAAGAAACTTCTAAAGAAGTCCAACCCTGAAACACCCAAAATTGTGGCCTTTGAGACTGTTCACTCCATGGatg GTGCCATCTGTCCCCTTGAGGAGTTGTGTGATGTGGCCCACCAGTATGGGGCTCTGACCTTCGTGGATGAGGTTCATGCTGTAGGACTGTATGGGTCCCGGGGTGCTGGAATTGGGGAGCGTGATGGAATTATGCACAAGATTGACATCATCTCTGGAACTCTTG GCAAAGCCTTTGGCTGTGTGGGCGGCTACATCGCCAGCACCCGTGACTTGGTGGACATGGTGCGCTCCTATGCTGCTGGCTTCATCTTCACCACTTCACTGCCTCCCATGGTGCTCTCTGGGGCTCTGGAATCCGTGCGGCTGCTCAAGGGAGAGGAGGGCCAAGCCCTGAGGCGGGCCCACCAGCGCAATGTCAAGCACATGCGTCAGCTACTAATGGACAGAGGCCTTCCTGTCATCCCATGCCCCAGTCACATCATCCCCATTCGG GTGGGTGATGCAGCGCTGAACAGCAGGATCTGTGATCTCCTGCTCTCCAAGCATGGCATCTATGTGCAAGCCATCAACTACCCAACTGTCCCCCGGGGTGAGGAGCTGCTGCGCTTggcaccctccccccaccacagcCCTCAGATGATGGAAGACTTTGTGG AGAAGCTGCTGGCAGCCTGGACTGAGGTGGGGCTGCCCCTCCAGGATGTATCTATAGCTGCCTGCAACTTCTGTCGCCGTCCTGTGCACTTCGAGCTCATGAGTGAGTGGGAACGTTCCTACTTTGGGAACATGGGGCCCCAGTATGTCACCACCTATGCCTGA
- the APEX2 gene encoding DNA-(apurinic or apyrimidinic site) endonuclease 2, with protein sequence MLRVVSWNINGIRSPVQGVGYEEPSNCTAMAMGRILDKLDADIVCLQETKVTRDVLTEPLAIIEGCNSYFSFSRNRSGYSGVATFCKDSATPVAAEEGLSGLLATQNGDVGCYGNMDDFTQEELRALDSEGRALLTQHKICTWEGKEKTLTLINVYCPHADPGKPERLAFKMRFYRLLQIRAEALLAAGSHVIILGDLNTAHRPIDHWDAVNLECFEEDPGRKWMDHLLSNLGCQAGSHTGPFIDSYRYFHPKQKGAFTCWSTVSGARHLNYGSRLDYVLGDRTLVMDTFQASFLLPEVMGSDHCPVGAVLSVSSVPAKQCPPLCTRFLPEFAGTQLKILRFLVRLEQDPVFRQSALQLSNQTPVQMRQNKARVRSTRSRPSQAGSSRGQKNLMSYFQPSSSRPQASPNLELPSLGTLVTPKTSEEDVMASVVEGRAKASEAKNEKEVRTSFWKSLLGGPLPMPLCGGHREPCVMRTVKKPGPNLGRHFYMCARPQGPPTDPSSRCSFFLWSRPN encoded by the exons ATGTTGCGCGTGGTGAGCTGGAACATCAATGGGATTCGGAGCCCCGTGCAAGGGGTGGGATACGAGGAACCCAGCAATTGTACAGCCATGGCCATGGGGCGCATTTTGGACAAGCTGGATGCTGACATCGTCTGTCTTCAGGAGACCAAAGTAACCA GGGATGTGCTGACAGAGCCCCTGGCTATCATTGAGGGCTGTAACTCCTATTTCAGCTTCAGCCGCAACCGTAGTGGCTATTCTG GTGTAGCCACCTTCTGTAAGGACAGTGCTACCCCAGTGGCTGCTGAAGAAGGCCTGAGTGGCCTACTTGCCACTCAGAATGGGGACGTGGGTTGCTACGGAAACATGGATGACTTCACCCAAGAGGAGCTTCGAGCTCTGGATAGTGAGGGCCGGGCCCTCCTCACACAACACAAGATCTG CAcatgggaagggaaggagaagaccTTGACCCTAATCAACGTGTACTGCCCCCATGCGGACCCTGGGAAGCCTGAGCGACTCGCCTTTAAGATGCGCTTCTATCGCTTGCTGCAGATCCGAGCAGAAGCCCTCCTGGCAGCTGGCAG cCATGTTATCATTCTGGGGGACCTGAATACAGCTCACCGCCCCATTGACCACTGGGATGCAGTCAACCTG gAATGCTTTGAAGAGGACCCAGGTCGCAAGTGGATGGACCACTTGCTCAGTAACCTGGGGTGCCAGGCTGGTTCCCATACGGGACCCTTCATTGATAGCTACCGATACTTCCACCCAAAGCAGAAGGGGGCCTTCACCTGCTGGTCCACAGTCAGTGGCGCCCGCCATCTGAACTATGGCTCTCGGCTTGACTACGTGCTGGGGGACAGGACCCTGGTCATGGACACCTTTCAGGCCTCCTTCTTGCTGCCTGAGGTGATGGGCTCTGACCACTGCCCCGTGGGTGCAGTCTTAAGCGTGTCCTCTGTGCCGGCAAAACAGTGCCCACCTCTGTGCACCCGCTTCCTCCCTGAGTTTGCAGGCACCCAGCTCAAGATCCTTAGATTCCTAGTTCGTCTCGAACAAGATCCTGTGTTCAGGCAGTCAGCGCTGCAGCTCAGCAATCAAACACCGGTACAGATGCGCCAAAACAAAGCCCGTGTGCGCTCGACCAGGTCTCGGCCAAGTCAAGCTGGTTCCAGTAGAGGCCAAAAAAACCTGATGAGCTACTTCCAGCCATCCTCCAGTCGTCCACAAGCTTCTCCTAACTTGGAGCTTCCTAGCCTGGGCACCCTCGTGACCCCAAAGACCTCAGAAGAGGACGTGATGGCCAGTGTGGTGGAGGGGCGGGCCAAGGCTTCAGAAGCCAAAAATGAAAAGGAGGTACGGACCTCGTTCTGGAAGTCTCTGCTGGGGGGGCCCTTGCCCATGCCCCTGTGTGGGGGCCACAGGGAGCCGTGTGTAATGCGAACTGTGAAGAAGCCAGGACCCAACCTGGGCCGCCACTTCTACATGTGTGCCAGGCCCCAGGGTCCTCCCACTGACCCCTCCTCCCGCTGCAGCTTCTTCCTCTGGAGCAGGCCCAACTGA